The Cucurbita pepo subsp. pepo cultivar mu-cu-16 chromosome LG05, ASM280686v2, whole genome shotgun sequence nucleotide sequence AGACCGAGTAGACACCAGTGTCAGAGAtggcttgttgaagggtcaGGTAGGGTCCAGGTCTTAACCTCAAAATTCGAGGTTCCAGAGAAAATTTGGGCATGCAGTTCTGAGTCAAGTCCGTCcatttgaaatatgaaagctcGCAAAATGTGGTGTCAATTGGACACCAGACGATGCTCCGCGACAACATATGACCATTTGTCAAAATGACGTCTACCCAAAAAAGACAGAAAACgactcaaaatgtactataaaaaccatggtgttagctctccaccacccctaaGCCCTATTGGCTAAAAAccatgtcaagatcacgatgTCGCACGTTTGAAAATATACTACCGTGACACCCCACCTCACCATGTAGATATCTCTACCTATTACTCAACTATCTTTTGATGtgtgatcactctatttagtttattaaCCATATTAAACCTCCCATGCCACAAATACTATTAGGAGGTTCAAGAAAATTGTTCCACCAACAAGAAAAGATGAACGACAAATAATATTACGAGCATAATCATAAAGTTTCCGAGTTCAACATGATAGAGCAAAACATTATAAACGTGAGTAAAGGCAAATTCACCAAAGTTTTAGCATCTATTTGAAGGAGTTTCCAATGTCAATCACGAACCGATATCGAACATCGGCTTTCTCAAGGCGTTCGATGGCGGTGTTAATATCGTCCATACGAATCAGCTCAATCTCTGCTGTGATGTTATGTTTACCACAGAAATCCAACATCTCTTGTGTCTCTTTCAGCCCCCCAAAGTTGCTTCCACCAACCATCTTCCTACCGAGCACTATAGCAGCAACTGGCAGTTCTAGTGGCTTGTTAGGTAACCCCACAGTCACCAACTTTCCATTCAGCTTTAGCAGACCAAGCAATGGAGCAAGAGCATGGATAGCTGATACCGTGTCAATAATGTAGTCCATCGTCCCTATCGCAGCCTGCACACAATCAACAAGTATTACACAAGATTTGGGAGCTACTTAAGTGGGAATATATTATCCgcttaagcccaccgctaacagatattgtcctctttggacttgtTTTTCGTTTCGAGCTtaccctcaaagtttttaaaacgcgtctactaaggagagctttccacacccttatgaagtgtgtttcgttctcctctccaatcgatgtgggatctcacaatccaccccctttagggtccagctccaatcgatgtgggatctcacaatccaccccctttagggtccagcatcctcctcgctggtactcattcctttcttcaatcgatgcgggaccccaccaaatccacctcccttcgtgatccaacgtccttactggcacactgcctcgtgtttACCCCTTTTGGGGAACAATGCTCATATctacccctttggggaacaacgCTCATGTCTATCCCCTTTAGGGAACAttctccttgctggcacatcgcccaatgtctggctctgataccatttgtaacagccaaagcccactgctaccagatattgttctctttgagcttttcctttcatgcttatccttaaagtttttaaaacacatttgtttgttagggagaggtttccacacccttgtaaaagtgtttcgttctcctctccacctgatgtgggatctcacattaagACTTAGTTAAGACCTCAACCAAACCCTATGCCCTAAACTCTAAACCCTTAGGCTTGAAACAACGAACCTTCAATTGTGCAGGATCACTCGAAACAACGAAAGCATCGGCACCGAGCCTGTCAATAGCTTCCTCCTTCTTTCTCGGAGACGTACTAATGACAGTAACTTTCAACCCAAATGCCTTACCAAACTTAACAGCAACATGACCAAGCCCACCAAGTCCAACCACACCCAAATGCTTACCAGATTCAGTCATTCCATAGTATTTCATAGGGCTATAGATTGTGATTCCAGCGCACAGAAGTGGAGCTCCGGCATCAAGGGGTAAGTTGTCGGGAAATCGGAGCACGAAATGCTGATCGACGACGATGCTATCCGAATAACCACCATAAGTCTTCGCTCCATCATATGAATGTCCATTGTAAGTATATATCAACTTGGGGCAGTAATTCTCTAAGTTTTGTTCACAGTTTTGGCAACTTTTGCAAGATCCAACTATGACACCTACCCCTACTTGATCACCCACTTTGAATTTGTTCACATTGTTCCCAACAGAAGTCACAACACCAACAATCTCATGCCTGAAAAACATCAAATCccatatttcatatcaaattttgccAACACACCATATgtttttattgcttttttgTAACGTACCCTGGGACTATTGGATAATCTGTGACACCCCAATCGTTCTTCAGCAGATGCAGATCTGAATGGCAAACCCCACAGTAAAGGACTTTGATACTCACATCATCGCCACCATTTTCTctgccaaaacaaaaataatattcatagtttagtagtgagcttgaactgttacaaatggtatctaAACCCGATACCAGACAATGTGCCGGAGGAGGCTAAGctccaaaggggtggacacaagacggtgtaccaacaaggacactggaTCTCGAAGGTGGATGGATTGGGtgttccacatcgattagagaaagaaacgagtgtcaacaAAGACATtgggtggattgcgagatcccacctcgattagaaagagaaacaaaacattgatTATAAGGGTGTTAAAACAGGAGTGGTTTTTACCTTCGAGAGAAATGAAAGGGGGAGAGTAAGCCAGAAGAATCCCGAGCAGCCCATCCGAAAGCCTTGTTTGGATGTTCATCTTGGGGTGATTTGGCCATTTGAGAGTGGTGTGAGAGTGGTGGGTTGAGTGTAAAGTGGCATTGAGAGCTAAATAGGCAATATTATGTATGTGGTTGGTTGGGAAGTGGATGGATTTCATCTAACACCCTTCAATGCCAACAAGTTGTTGGTGAGAGATATTAATTCCATTCAATTTCCTTTCTCAAACCTTATCTCACTGCTACCCATTTCAGATCTATTATCTCCTCTCAATTACTATCATAAACATTCATAAACATTTTGACATTATTGTGATTGATTGTGTGAATGTACCTCTCCGAACTACTTAAATCTTTGTAtctatttgttttaatttttgttcgtGGAGGTGTGAGTGTGATCGATCTAATTTCCGCTTTTATTACAACAATTAGTATCAAAATATTGGTTGTGACATTTGGGATACTGTTGAAAGACTTGAGATACGTGTTCACACTCACCATCAGTTGTCGAAATTGACATCCCATCCGTTAATTCCATAACAATTTGAAAGTGgaattatattaatgaaaaatacgTTATTAActaattcaacaaaatttccAATCCATTAACATACATCCGCAAAATGGAGAATGAATTTCAGTCCCTACcacaaataaaaactaatttaagaAAGCTTCAAATCTAAGCCTTCTAAACTAAGCTTACACACACTAAAATTACTTGTGAATTTGGAAACTTATGCTCTATACCATTTCTCAAATACCCAAAACTGTTTCcctttgaaaaaaatttgatgcaTATATATAATGTAGGAAGCTCAACATATCTCTTATCTCCTTCATGCTCGAGGTCGGAACCAAATCAGTCATGTACCCGCGACTCGCTCGATTTCTTCAAGGTACCCAAAATCCCATCAATCAGCTTTTCCTTGTCATTTTCATCCGTGtctaaaacaaaagaatagcTCTTTTGATGTCTAAGCTTACGAGCAAAGCTTCCTGtatttgcttcatttttgGCTGTTAAACTAGAGACCTTCAAACTATTTTCAAAACAATCGTTCATCTCGTCGCTGTTTTCTGAATTGTTTTTCCTACTATTGTGTTCTTTGTTGCCATACCATGAATCAAGGATCTGTAGTAATGGGCTTTCTTCCTTATTTGTTTGTGGCTTTGCTTGCTCTTCTGATCTCTGTGTAGTAGGACAAGACTCTCCATCAGACTCTGTTGATGATTCATCCTCTAAAACCACAGGTTCATAACAAACTTTTGGTCGTTTTTCTGTTGCTTCTGCTGTTTCGCTACTCAATGTCGATTCATCCTCGTTTCTGCTCCTGCAGTCTGTGAATGCTGGACCTAATTCTTCCCATGTTGACTCAAAATCATCATCCTTTTGAGGCAGGTCAGATGATTCGTTATCAGAGTTCGAGTTCGCTACGACATGGGAAACCTTTGGGACCTTACCGGTGGGAACTATAAAAGTGGACTCTATTGTCACTCCAGGCATTATCTGTAGCAGGGATGCCAACTTTGGGTAACCAAGCTTCTGCAAGTCAAGATGATATCCGTACTTCTCAAGAAACAGTTTTCTGAAAGCCCCCATATTATATCCTTCTGGGTGTTCTCTCAAGATTTCGTCCACAAGATTTTGACAGTCGCATAATATTTCGCTTCTTGTCCGCTCTGGAAACTTGCTTTTAGTCATAGTGGTAGAAATTCCAGCTTGAggaacattttcatttttcttatctGAATCTGAATCATGTTCTGAAGATCCCTGTAAACTGGGCTGTGATACTCTGTTCATAAAGATTGATGTCAACCCATTTGCACGATGCAGGGGTTTCGTGCAAGAGCTTTTCTCAGCAGTAGAGAGAGTGACCTTAAAAGGATTTGTTTCAGAGGGGCATTCCACGAGCCAATTCTTATCTGATATTAACGATTCTATAAAGTCGAAGAGCTCGCTAGTGCTTAAGGATTTAAGAACCAAAGGTCCTTCCTCTAGCAGTTTCTGAGCCATCTCTGACCTGAAGCAAGTCAgcagaaaacaaaattacaagttGTAAATCCTATAATATCATACATACAAAggtttaaaacaatttaattatataatgtAGAGCTGCAAGTAAATTATAGCTAGATCAATTGTTTCAAAAGCTTGATCTATATTGGGGGAAAAGTCGACACAAGCCATATAATGGGCAGAAATCCAACAGTTTCAATTACTGAGAGTGCAAAAAATATgtgaaaacataaaaagaaatatatcaAACCTGGTTTTTGACTGCAAAATGAGCTCCACTCCTTTAGGTGTTTCAATAAAGGATTGCATGTCCTGCCAAAAAGAATTGCTGGAAAAAAGTTGATGTTTCccactttcattttttaactGGTTCTGTTCGCAACACTGCTCGCTTTCTTTACCAGTCTCAGTATCATTTTCCCAAATCTTGAACCAATTTCTAATGCTACTAAGTAATCCTGGCCTAGATCTTGATTTATCATCATATGCACTAGCAACAACAGCTGTTTTTTGAAGCTTAGCAGGCTCACGATCAGGTAAATTTGAAACTGGACGCACTGAATTAGCATCTTGACTCATTGGCTTTACAGTTTTTCCTTCACTTTTTGCTTCTCCAAGGTTCTGATTAGAATAATTCGTCACATGGCCACAACTTTTCTGCTTAGAAGCATCATCTGATGTGGAACATTTTTCAGAAATGTGATGACTTCCATTTTCAGAATTATGGTCTTTGCTACCTACAACAAACCTTCTCCATATTCTTCTAAAAAACCCCGTCTTGGCCTCAGAATGCTGTCCAATTGAAGGAATCATATTATTGTCAGCTTCAAATTTACTATTCTGCTTTGAATCTTCCATAACATGTGGCTCAGAGACCGTTGATGGTTCCCCTCCCATAGCTTCACCAGTAGACTTAAGTAATTCATAAGATGGTTGCACCTTCTCTGGCCTGTCTTGAGCATTTAGTTCACTAGATCGAACGAGTGGTACACTCGTCGATTCTGGTGAGGAACCGACACTCGTCGATTCTGGTGAGGAACCGTTATTGTTTAACTTTGCAATCAGATTACGATCCTGCTCTTCAGTGCCACTATCAGATGTACCTCTACTGGACTCGAATGGCTCTATGGTCCTTGGAGTGACAATTCGGACGATCAATTGGCCATCACCATTTGTTTGAAGCTTTAAAGTATGTGGCATTGACAATAGAAAGCGTGAAAACTTTTTGTAACCATAATAGTCCCTATCTATAGATATTTTACTCTTTCCCAACTCTGATCGGAGATCTGTAATGGAGATTCCTTTTggatataatttcaaaatgtaACGTATTTCCCTAATGACTGCCCTTGGAATGGGAAGAGGCTTAGGATCTGAACTGATCTCAGAAACCTCCTCGGATCTAATAGAAGATGCTTGCTCATTAACTGGAAATGGGTCTTCAAGAGGAACTTTATAATGGCCATACCAAGAACCATACGGTCCATCAGGTGGTTGATTAAAATGCCTTCCGACTAGATTTTCCCCTTTAACCAAAGCATTCCAATGCCACATGATGCTTGCAGCACTGCATAAAACACCAGGAGCACTTTCAGGGCTTGCTAGCAACACATTGTAGTTATTCATTCTTAAGCGGTGCAAAATGCTGGCGAAGTCCCTGTCAccagaaattagaaaaagatgtGCTGGTGGAGGATTTTGTGAAACCCAACACATGAGATCTACAAGAAGAGACCTATCAGCACTGTTTTTACCACCTACATTGGAAAAATATTACAAGGTGAAGTTCTTCGATAAGTTTTACTAAGAcaaacaaattacaaattcTTA carries:
- the LOC111794555 gene encoding probable mannitol dehydrogenase, with the protein product MAKSPQDEHPNKAFGWAARDSSGLLSPFHFSRRENGGDDVSIKVLYCGVCHSDLHLLKNDWGVTDYPIVPGHEIVGVVTSVGNNVNKFKVGDQVGVGVIVGSCKSCQNCEQNLENYCPKLIYTYNGHSYDGAKTYGGYSDSIVVDQHFVLRFPDNLPLDAGAPLLCAGITIYSPMKYYGMTESGKHLGVVGLGGLGHVAVKFGKAFGLKVTVISTSPRKKEEAIDRLGADAFVVSSDPAQLKAAIGTMDYIIDTVSAIHALAPLLGLLKLNGKLVTVGLPNKPLELPVAAIVLGRKMVGGSNFGGLKETQEMLDFCGKHNITAEIELIRMDDINTAIERLEKADVRYRFVIDIGNSFK
- the LOC111796232 gene encoding uncharacterized protein LOC111796232 is translated as MRLFSSSTFSLSSLCSSSPPRALLLHFSQFSASFSSSNYSFPSSSSSRRHDEESRCVRVSVWWDFENCNIPAGVNVFKVAHLITAAVRANGIKGPVQITAFGDILQLSRTNQEALSSTGISLTHIPQGGKNSADRSLLVDLMCWVSQNPPPAHLFLISGDRDFASILHRLRMNNYNVLLASPESAPGVLCSAASIMWHWNALVKGENLVGRHFNQPPDGPYGSWYGHYKVPLEDPFPVNEQASSIRSEEVSEISSDPKPLPIPRAVIREIRYILKLYPKGISITDLRSELGKSKISIDRDYYGYKKFSRFLLSMPHTLKLQTNGDGQLIVRIVTPRTIEPFESSRGTSDSGTEEQDRNLIAKLNNNGSSPESTSVGSSPESTSVPLVRSSELNAQDRPEKVQPSYELLKSTGEAMGGEPSTVSEPHVMEDSKQNSKFEADNNMIPSIGQHSEAKTGFFRRIWRRFVVGSKDHNSENGSHHISEKCSTSDDASKQKSCGHVTNYSNQNLGEAKSEGKTVKPMSQDANSVRPVSNLPDREPAKLQKTAVVASAYDDKSRSRPGLLSSIRNWFKIWENDTETGKESEQCCEQNQLKNESGKHQLFSSNSFWQDMQSFIETPKGVELILQSKTRSEMAQKLLEEGPLVLKSLSTSELFDFIESLISDKNWLVECPSETNPFKVTLSTAEKSSCTKPLHRANGLTSIFMNRVSQPSLQGSSEHDSDSDKKNENVPQAGISTTMTKSKFPERTRSEILCDCQNLVDEILREHPEGYNMGAFRKLFLEKYGYHLDLQKLGYPKLASLLQIMPGVTIESTFIVPTGKVPKVSHVVANSNSDNESSDLPQKDDDFESTWEELGPAFTDCRSRNEDESTLSSETAEATEKRPKVCYEPVVLEDESSTESDGESCPTTQRSEEQAKPQTNKEESPLLQILDSWYGNKEHNSRKNNSENSDEMNDCFENSLKVSSLTAKNEANTGSFARKLRHQKSYSFVLDTDENDKEKLIDGILGTLKKSSESRVHD